One window from the genome of Hyalangium minutum encodes:
- a CDS encoding lipase family alpha/beta hydrolase has protein sequence MRHTQPLLLSLLAVSAFGLSTPAHAGAAKTTYPVVFAHGMAGFNNILGYDYWGDDYGTFVGDPCDELFETYCNEDIDSAQKAFVAQVQAFQTSDVRGLDLANDVEGFMATAGASYVNLVGHSQGGIDIRKAARVLRERKGYTAVKVAISVSSPHRGSPVAQYILKLGPGVTSVVDTLARYYGDIIYQSGNDGIAGAKQLVYNDFDPNDGKTTGMKAFNTSYPVSSTYATRYASLLTAQYGVSVNPALYLLKEFFFDIDGDGYCVDDCDNDGAGGKGDGVKNENDDDGLVGINSQQMGYRLYYSENALGFDYVGTDSALGQVTSLNAPTSAQMTSTSSVIIQDHLDVVGVGPDTFDEPEFYAAIIDYIAYFD, from the coding sequence CGGGCGCCGCGAAGACGACGTACCCCGTCGTGTTCGCGCACGGCATGGCCGGCTTCAACAACATCCTCGGCTACGACTATTGGGGAGATGACTACGGCACGTTCGTGGGCGACCCCTGTGACGAGCTCTTCGAGACCTACTGCAACGAGGACATCGACAGCGCGCAGAAGGCCTTCGTGGCTCAGGTGCAGGCGTTCCAGACCTCGGATGTCCGCGGCCTGGATCTGGCCAATGATGTCGAGGGTTTCATGGCCACGGCGGGCGCCAGCTACGTGAACCTCGTGGGGCACTCGCAGGGCGGCATCGACATCCGCAAGGCCGCGCGCGTGCTGCGCGAGCGCAAGGGCTACACCGCCGTCAAGGTAGCCATCAGCGTCTCCTCGCCGCACCGCGGCTCGCCCGTGGCTCAGTACATCCTCAAGCTGGGGCCCGGCGTCACCAGCGTCGTCGACACGCTGGCTCGCTACTACGGCGACATCATCTATCAGTCTGGCAATGACGGCATCGCTGGCGCCAAGCAGCTCGTCTACAACGACTTCGACCCGAACGATGGGAAGACCACGGGCATGAAGGCGTTCAACACCTCCTACCCTGTGAGCAGCACGTACGCCACGCGCTACGCCTCGCTCCTCACGGCCCAGTACGGTGTCAGCGTGAACCCCGCCCTGTACCTGCTCAAGGAGTTCTTCTTCGACATCGACGGGGATGGCTACTGCGTGGATGACTGCGACAACGACGGCGCTGGCGGCAAGGGCGACGGCGTCAAGAACGAGAACGATGACGACGGCCTGGTGGGCATCAACTCGCAGCAGATGGGCTACCGGCTCTACTACAGCGAGAACGCTCTCGGCTTCGACTACGTGGGCACCGACTCGGCGCTTGGCCAGGTCACGAGCCTCAATGCACCCACGTCCGCGCAGATGACCTCCACCTCGAGCGTCATCATCCAGGACCACCTGGACGTGGTCGGCGTGGGCCCGGATACGTTCGATGAGCCCGAGTTCTACGCGGCCATCATCGACTACATCGCCTACTTCGACTGA